The following are encoded together in the Argopecten irradians isolate NY chromosome 5, Ai_NY, whole genome shotgun sequence genome:
- the LOC138324014 gene encoding cocaine esterase-like, with amino-acid sequence MYFAMLVCVTMATLVDCQQVSSIVNTKMGTLEGFAVPAKNNEERGVVHSFLNIPYAKSPEGDLAFKKPVEYGPWTGVRDASVDGPLCVQGIKIPGPEMFPEAMDCLTLNIRVPHNVSSSNRLPVMIWVHGGGYAFGGARYTDPSVASILTNTIFVTMNYRLGLFGLLSTGDAECPGNFALWDQKMGIEWVHKYIDAFGGDPNRITLIGHSTAAAAVSYHAMMPDNIGRFQRIILMGVSATNKIEHSANPRRDLVALNSELQCGDFTEDTLDSKTFMECIKQKSPEQLVREFTAYAEKLMTQLNGIRVTPLITVVIDGDYIAEDPSKTMSNRKSAGYDMIRSLDILVGNVEQEGSTVAGLLIGDLAVKWNLTEVIQFSTDMMCTELAPVLADELYNVTSVNATKAICDAYTVPGGNDVNIVNQSMAFSNMYGDALFVAPMVELLRAHARDNLETSAYQYVFMKEYPYGYYFGRWPWQYGVGQGQDLSYLFDVYAYPYMMVQKDLDMSLKYLTWFANFARNGNPNGPHTNVTWPKYTYEEKAYLELDIVSRPKKDLWPNRINFWLDNLTSLVADILAPPTTTTTTTATTTTTTTTTTTTTTTPRPTTPKPVTPKPVTPQPVTPQPVTPQPGNNVNTGNTENNTNAGGRMRFSENLFLFVFAAILVSLWHM; translated from the exons ATGTACTTCGCAATGCTAGTCTGTGTCACCATGGCAACACTTGTAGATTGCCAACAAGTGTCGTCAATTGTGAATACAAAGATGGGAACTTTGGAAGGATTCGCTGTTCCCGCCAAAAATAACGAAGAAAGGGGCGTGGTCCACAGCTTTTTGAATATCCCTTACGCTAAATCTCCCGAGGGGGACCTCGCTTTTAAGAAGCCCGTGGAATACGGTCCTTGGACTGGGGTTAGAGACGCTAGCGTGGACGGCCCGTTGTGTGTACAGGGTATAAAAATTCCGGGGCCGGAGATGTTCCCTGAAGCCATGGACTGCCTCACTCTAAACATCAGGGTACCTCACAATGTGTCCAGCTCCAATAGACTCCCCGTGATGATCTGGGTCCACGGCGGCGGGTATGCGTTCGGAGGAGCTAGGTACACAGATCCTTCCGTCGCCTCTATTCTGACCAACACAATCTTCGTCACAATGAATTATCGCCTTGGCCTGTTTGGACTACTTTCCACTGGAGACGCCGAATGTCCGGGAAACTTCGCTTTGTGGGACCAAAAGATGGGGATCGAGTGGGTACATAAGTACATTGACGCATTTGGAGGGGATCCGAACCGTATAACGCTAATCGGGCACTCCACGGCGGCCGCAGCTGTATCCTACCACGCTATGATGCCGGACAATATCGGTCGATTCCAACGTATTATCCTTATGGGTGTGTCTGCCACGAATAAAATCGAACACAGCGCAAATCCACGTAGGGACCTGGTGGCCCTGAATTCAGAGCTGCAATGTGGCGACTTCACAGAGGATACACTTGACAGCAAGACATTTATGGAGTGTATAAAACAAAAGAGCCCTGAACAGCTTGTAAGGGAATTCACAGCGTATGCCGAGAAACTGATGACACAGCTAAATGGTATTCGGGTTACACCGTTGATAACCGTTGTTATAGACGGTGATTATATAGCGGAAGATCCATCTAAAACCATGTCGAACAGAAAGTCTGCGGGCTATGACATGATACGATCGCTGGATATATTGGTTGGGAATGTGGAACAGGAAGGCTCCACGGTTGCTGGTCTGTTGATAGGGGACCTGGCTGTCAAGTGGAACCTCACAGAGGTCATACAGTTCTCTACTGATATGATGTGTACGGAGCTGGCACCCGTACTGGCCGACGAGCTGTACAATGTGACGTCAGTGAATGCCACGAAAGCTATATGTGACGCCTACACTGTTCCAGGCGGAAATGACGTCAATATCGTCAATCAAAGTATGGCGTTCTCCAACATGTATGGTGACGCCCTGTTTGTGGCCCCAATGGTTGAGTTGCTGCGTGCACACGCACGTGACAATCTGGAGACGTCTGCCTATCAGTATGTGTTTATGAAGGAGTACCCGTACGGTTATTACTTTGGACGGTGGCCGTGGCAGTACGGTGTCGGGCAGGGACAGGATCTTTCCTACCTTTTCGATGTCTACGCCTACCCCTACATGATGGTACAAAAGGACCTGGACATGTCCTTGAAGTACCTGACCTGGTTTGCCAACTTCGCACGAAATGG AAACCCGAACGGCCCACATACAAATGTCACTTGGCCAAAATACACTTATGAAGAGAAGGCCTATTTGGAGCTTGATATTGTTTCTCGACCGAAGAAAGACTTATGGCCGAACCGGATAAATTTCTGGTTGGATAACCTTACCAGTCTAGTAGCAGACATATTGGCCCCACCGACAACTACAACTACTACAACAGCAACTACTACAACAACTACTACAACGACGACCACCACTACCACAACACCACGCCCGACCACTCCCAAACCGGTCACTCCTAAACCGGTTACCCCGCAACCGGTTACCCCGCAACCGGTAACACCTCAGCCCGGCAACAACGTAAATACCGgaaacacagaaaataataccaaTGCCGGAGGTAGAATGCGTTTTTCGGAAAATCTTTTCTTGTTTGTGTTTGCTGCAATTTTGGTATCCTTGTGGCACATGTAA